One Candidatus Glassbacteria bacterium genomic region harbors:
- a CDS encoding DUF4091 domain-containing protein — MRPVLLLVTVMLLPLTLAAETVRLEVTADAMVTSERGRYGDNWGASVSVPVRQNQNWSGFETKAVLMRFDGRPLEGMTPRAAWLNIFLAKGELFGVGLSSVLARWEEGRGLNGQTGRGGASWRWASEPADEGKTDPPNYWAWPGSGVYSVTWAHPDLIYSHAGPAELEKKTLPDGTLHIRLPVSPELVAAMAAGISDGLILTDDKGQVAEGLSLKGLGTPYRYNLAEDLYLFTREIQDPDLRPFLEVETVAGDTKKPGVIGRIKVDKIDPFSRLVSLSFTAPADDGVSGGAVLGYESRVSTADNGWDSAAPLPLWEMPRPVDSGAIQAVQLASLRPGTWYVYIRALDEAGNRGEPGVVKVEMPDKPATELTAPSKEPAEIVTSEVSFGNVLRLWACPDLTKVDPVGGGVLTDDANYRPPGGERFSNLVWDAGKRTVSLRAARGEVVAFQLILERLGRSKLSRVRVALDDLTGDAGQIAADPNFEAFRLWYMDVQPRPAELTGPWELVEEKDHRAAWHADACLPLIEPFQEWFDLPSMDNMGDSQRNQAVWVDMFIPPGTRPGTYRGTVTVTAEELDSPAGLEIELEVLPLELPQKVSWTLELNGYSYGLQSLFGDEIGDDRERFLRIERRTYQLARKHRSTLNILPYGQSGNVPRGSAPELEGEGSEVEVASWAEWDSRYGDLLTGRAFTPELGYHGPGEGVPLEHIYLAFHENWPLPVEKYYGDFADIQTREQFTEWAKSSRALEEAFSKEYRQGITSLSRSFFEHFKSMGYTGTNFQFYFNNKYYFKSNFFGMRNEGRGSSFWLLDEPVDYDDYAANRFYISLVRDGWLQADTSAVKAHFRTDVSQPEMTRGMWDGLCNIWNSSGLREYGATAAYRMARIPGELYWHYGGGPPVAGRLGDFQSSFFTYWSIGSAGDLPYWDSLRGEGWFQPSDLAVFYPGTDYARSGKDYDGPLAGMRLKGIRRAQQDVEYLMLLSAKDGWSRSKVTEALAGWSDDPDAIIRTFEGMSAEKIFGLRAAVAEALLAD, encoded by the coding sequence ATGCGTCCAGTTCTGTTGTTAGTCACAGTGATGCTCCTGCCGTTGACGCTGGCCGCCGAGACTGTCAGGCTGGAGGTGACCGCCGATGCGATGGTGACCAGCGAACGCGGCCGCTACGGCGACAACTGGGGCGCATCGGTGAGCGTACCCGTGCGGCAGAACCAGAACTGGAGCGGTTTCGAGACCAAAGCCGTACTGATGCGATTTGACGGGAGACCACTTGAGGGGATGACACCACGGGCAGCCTGGCTGAATATCTTTCTGGCGAAGGGGGAACTTTTCGGCGTCGGTTTGAGTTCGGTGCTGGCGCGCTGGGAGGAGGGACGGGGGTTGAACGGCCAGACCGGCAGGGGCGGAGCGAGCTGGCGCTGGGCCTCGGAACCGGCGGATGAGGGCAAAACGGACCCGCCAAATTATTGGGCCTGGCCCGGCAGCGGAGTGTACAGCGTCACCTGGGCCCATCCGGACCTGATCTACTCCCACGCCGGTCCGGCTGAGCTGGAAAAGAAAACGCTTCCCGACGGCACCCTGCATATCCGTCTGCCGGTCTCGCCGGAGCTGGTGGCCGCGATGGCCGCGGGAATCTCCGACGGTCTGATCCTGACCGATGACAAGGGACAGGTGGCCGAGGGATTGAGCCTGAAGGGCCTGGGGACGCCGTATCGCTATAACCTGGCCGAGGACCTCTATCTGTTTACCCGCGAAATCCAGGACCCGGACCTGCGGCCGTTCCTCGAAGTCGAGACGGTGGCTGGCGATACCAAAAAACCGGGCGTAATCGGCAGGATAAAGGTCGATAAAATTGACCCGTTCAGCCGCCTGGTTTCGCTGTCGTTCACCGCGCCGGCCGATGACGGCGTCTCGGGTGGCGCAGTGCTGGGCTACGAAAGCAGGGTCAGTACGGCGGATAATGGTTGGGATTCAGCAGCGCCGCTGCCATTGTGGGAAATGCCCCGTCCGGTGGATTCCGGCGCAATTCAGGCTGTGCAGCTTGCCAGCCTGCGTCCCGGAACGTGGTACGTCTATATCCGCGCGCTGGACGAGGCCGGTAACCGCGGAGAGCCGGGAGTGGTCAAGGTGGAAATGCCGGATAAACCGGCAACTGAACTGACTGCTCCATCGAAAGAACCCGCGGAGATCGTGACCTCGGAAGTGTCGTTCGGTAACGTCCTCCGGCTGTGGGCCTGCCCGGACCTGACCAAGGTGGACCCGGTGGGCGGCGGAGTGCTCACCGACGACGCCAACTACCGTCCCCCCGGCGGCGAGCGTTTCAGCAACCTTGTCTGGGATGCAGGCAAGCGGACTGTGAGCCTGCGCGCCGCCCGCGGCGAAGTGGTGGCTTTCCAGTTGATCCTGGAGCGGCTGGGCCGGAGCAAGCTCAGCCGCGTTCGGGTAGCGCTGGACGACCTGACTGGAGATGCCGGCCAGATAGCGGCCGACCCGAATTTCGAGGCGTTCCGGCTGTGGTACATGGACGTCCAGCCGCGGCCGGCGGAACTGACCGGTCCCTGGGAGCTGGTTGAGGAAAAGGATCACAGGGCCGCCTGGCACGCCGACGCCTGCCTGCCGCTGATCGAGCCGTTCCAGGAGTGGTTCGACCTGCCGAGTATGGACAACATGGGCGATTCTCAGCGTAACCAGGCTGTCTGGGTAGACATGTTCATTCCGCCGGGGACCCGGCCGGGAACGTACCGGGGAACCGTCACCGTAACGGCGGAGGAACTGGACAGCCCCGCCGGACTGGAAATTGAACTGGAGGTACTGCCCCTGGAGTTGCCGCAGAAGGTGAGCTGGACGCTGGAACTGAATGGCTACAGCTACGGGCTGCAGAGTTTGTTCGGTGACGAGATCGGCGATGACCGTGAGCGGTTCCTGCGTATCGAGCGGCGCACCTACCAGCTGGCCCGCAAGCACCGCAGTACGCTGAATATCCTGCCCTACGGCCAGTCCGGGAACGTACCGCGGGGGTCGGCTCCGGAACTGGAGGGCGAGGGCAGCGAGGTTGAAGTGGCGTCGTGGGCTGAGTGGGACAGCCGCTACGGCGACCTGCTCACCGGCAGGGCGTTCACGCCTGAGTTGGGATATCACGGACCGGGCGAGGGCGTGCCGCTGGAGCATATCTACCTGGCGTTCCACGAGAACTGGCCGCTGCCGGTCGAGAAGTACTACGGCGATTTCGCGGATATCCAAACGCGGGAGCAGTTCACCGAGTGGGCAAAAAGCTCGCGGGCGCTGGAGGAAGCGTTCAGTAAAGAGTACAGACAGGGGATCACCTCTCTGAGCCGCAGCTTTTTCGAGCATTTCAAGAGCATGGGATACACGGGGACCAATTTCCAGTTTTATTTCAACAACAAGTACTACTTCAAGTCTAATTTTTTCGGGATGCGCAACGAGGGCCGCGGCAGTTCGTTCTGGCTGCTGGACGAGCCGGTGGATTACGATGATTACGCCGCCAACAGGTTCTATATCTCGCTTGTACGCGACGGCTGGCTGCAGGCCGATACCTCGGCGGTCAAAGCCCATTTCCGCACCGATGTGAGTCAGCCGGAGATGACCCGCGGGATGTGGGACGGCTTATGCAACATCTGGAACTCCAGCGGCCTTCGCGAGTACGGCGCCACAGCCGCCTACAGGATGGCCCGGATACCGGGAGAGCTGTACTGGCATTACGGCGGCGGCCCTCCTGTGGCCGGCCGGCTCGGAGATTTCCAGAGCAGTTTCTTCACCTACTGGTCGATCGGCAGCGCCGGCGACCTGCCGTACTGGGACAGCCTGCGCGGCGAGGGCTGGTTCCAGCCCAGTGACCTGGCCGTGTTCTATCCGGGTACGGACTACGCCAGGAGCGGGAAAGACTACGACGGCCCGTTGGCCGGCATGCGACTGAAAGGGATCAGGCGAGCCCAGCAGGATGTGGAGTACCTGATGCTGCTCTCGGCCAAGGACGGCTGGAGCCGCTCGAAAGTCACCGAGGCGCTGGCCGGCTGGTCGGACGACCCGGATGCGATCATCCGCACATTTGAGGGCATGAGCGCCGAGAAGATATTCGGACTGCGGGCCGCAGTTGCTGAAGCTTTGCTGGCGGACTGA
- a CDS encoding Dam family site-specific DNA-(adenine-N6)-methyltransferase: MICMKVDTIKPILRWAGGKTWLVPKIGELLPANFGDYYEPFLGGGAVYFNVEICGNPFLSDTNGQLINAYKVIRDRFEDLCKQLGKYNNTKEEYYEVREKNYTDCVNRAAQFMYLNRTCFNGIYRVNKMGKFNVPYGFKEYKILFDFRKLKQISSKLRKAKLATCDFEETNTTLKKGDLVFLDPPYTVAARNNGFLKYNEKIFSWEDQRRLAKYVDMLKRKDIFFILTNAKHESIFNLFGSICEPISVSRHSVIGGLKAKRGLVEEYVFTNCLKSG; this comes from the coding sequence ATGATATGCATGAAGGTTGATACTATAAAGCCAATTTTACGATGGGCAGGCGGCAAAACGTGGCTTGTCCCCAAAATAGGAGAATTATTACCTGCTAATTTTGGCGATTATTATGAACCATTTTTGGGGGGAGGAGCTGTTTATTTCAATGTTGAAATTTGCGGGAACCCCTTCCTTTCCGATACTAATGGCCAATTGATAAATGCATACAAGGTAATCAGAGACCGTTTTGAAGACTTGTGTAAACAACTTGGTAAGTATAATAACACTAAAGAAGAATACTACGAAGTTAGAGAGAAAAATTATACGGATTGTGTAAATAGGGCGGCGCAATTTATGTATCTGAATCGAACATGTTTTAACGGTATATATAGAGTGAATAAAATGGGAAAGTTTAATGTTCCTTATGGCTTTAAAGAGTATAAGATACTATTCGATTTTAGAAAATTGAAACAGATCAGTAGTAAGTTAAGAAAGGCAAAACTTGCCACTTGCGATTTTGAAGAAACTAACACTACTTTGAAAAAGGGAGATTTAGTTTTCCTAGATCCTCCATATACAGTTGCAGCCCGCAATAACGGATTCCTTAAATACAATGAAAAAATATTTTCATGGGAAGATCAAAGAAGATTAGCTAAATACGTGGATATGCTCAAGAGAAAGGACATCTTTTTTATTTTAACTAATGCTAAACATGAGTCTATCTTCAATTTGTTCGGAAGTATATGCGAACCAATTTCTGTAAGTAGGCATAGCGTTATAGGCGGATTAAAAGCAAAAAGAGGACTAGTTGAAGAATATGTCTTTACAAATTGTCTCAAAAGCGGTTAG
- a CDS encoding sulfatase yields MSRLSRRDFLASLAALGVSSALPAQSVSPGSRRGRPNVLFIAVDDLRPQLGCYGATRMLTPHIDSLAADGVVFERAFCSVPVCGASRASLMAGLRPTRGRFTNYYSMVDQDAPGVATLPDLFRRNGYNTVSLGKIYHSQQDDPDGWVSEPWRASPEHRYLLEENRAISEGNWPETGQGRRGPAWEAAAVDDDAYPDGIMTSRAIGELEKFSRSGEPFFLATGFVRPHLPFNSPKRYWDLYDRLQLNLARNPFRPEGAPDAALHNFGELRQYHGIPQTGPLPDGMALELIHGYYASVSYVDAQIGRLMGSLRWLGLERNTVVVLWGDHGWQLGEHGLWCKHCNFQTSLRAPLIVRAPWIPGGKKTSALTEFVDIYPSLCELCGLEAPIHLEGSSFVPLLIDPKLAWKQAVFSRYNDGDSVRTDRYLYTQWTNSAGEVYARMLYDHHTDPQENVNIAELPANRDVVARMTDLLDRGWRSQVPGR; encoded by the coding sequence ATGAGCAGACTGTCGCGAAGGGATTTTCTGGCCTCACTGGCGGCACTGGGAGTATCATCGGCGCTGCCTGCGCAATCGGTAAGTCCCGGCTCTCGGCGAGGGCGGCCGAATGTTCTGTTTATCGCCGTCGACGATCTCCGTCCGCAGTTGGGCTGCTACGGGGCCACCCGGATGCTGACGCCCCATATTGACAGCCTGGCCGCCGATGGTGTCGTGTTCGAGCGGGCATTCTGCAGCGTACCTGTCTGCGGAGCGTCGAGGGCCAGCCTGATGGCCGGTCTGCGGCCCACGCGGGGGAGGTTCACCAATTATTACTCGATGGTCGATCAGGACGCGCCGGGCGTGGCGACTCTGCCGGACCTGTTCAGGCGCAACGGTTATAACACTGTTTCGCTGGGTAAAATATACCACAGCCAGCAGGATGATCCCGACGGCTGGGTCAGCGAACCATGGCGCGCCAGCCCGGAACACCGTTACCTGCTGGAGGAGAACCGCGCGATCTCCGAGGGCAACTGGCCCGAAACCGGCCAGGGCCGTCGCGGACCGGCGTGGGAAGCGGCCGCGGTGGATGACGACGCATACCCCGACGGGATCATGACCAGCCGGGCGATCGGTGAGTTGGAAAAATTCAGCCGCAGCGGCGAGCCGTTTTTCCTGGCCACCGGCTTCGTGCGGCCCCACCTGCCGTTCAACTCGCCGAAGCGCTACTGGGACCTCTACGACCGCCTGCAGTTGAACCTGGCCCGGAACCCGTTCAGGCCGGAGGGTGCTCCGGATGCCGCCCTGCATAATTTCGGGGAATTGCGGCAGTACCACGGAATCCCGCAAACCGGTCCGCTGCCGGACGGGATGGCGCTGGAGCTGATCCATGGCTATTACGCGAGTGTCAGCTACGTGGATGCTCAGATCGGCAGGCTGATGGGGTCGTTGCGCTGGCTCGGTCTCGAACGGAACACCGTCGTTGTTCTGTGGGGAGATCACGGCTGGCAGTTGGGCGAGCATGGACTGTGGTGCAAGCACTGTAATTTCCAGACAAGCCTTCGCGCCCCGCTGATTGTTCGTGCGCCGTGGATACCTGGCGGGAAGAAAACCTCCGCTCTCACCGAGTTTGTCGATATCTACCCGTCGCTATGCGAACTTTGCGGTCTCGAAGCGCCGATCCACCTGGAGGGCAGCAGTTTTGTTCCGCTGCTTATCGATCCGAAGCTGGCTTGGAAACAGGCGGTTTTCAGCCGCTACAATGATGGCGATTCTGTCAGGACCGACCGCTACCTGTACACTCAGTGGACAAACAGCGCGGGGGAGGTTTACGCCCGGATGCTCTACGACCACCACACAGATCCGCAGGAAAACGTCAATATCGCCGAGCTGCCGGCCAACCGCGACGTGGTGGCGAGAATGACAGACCTGCTCGACCGGGGCTGGCGCTCGCAGGTGCCGGGCCGTTGA
- a CDS encoding mechanosensitive ion channel family protein: MQELMNSMGEYLTQERIFMLVRASAILVVGLIISCLLAGAAGRMAGKYMGEPQKVLFRKLAFYTLVCIVAASVLRELGFKLTVLLGAAGILTVAVGFAAQTSASNVISGLFLLIDKPFKIGDAVKIGGTVGLVESMELISVKLRTFQNNLVRIPNEEVNRSQVENLSYWPLRRIDIDLGVAYKEDPGNVRDALMAVADRNPLCLEEPQPVFVYKGYGDSALEFVFCVWTAKENYLQVMNGVKQGIKEEFDRRGIEIPFPHISLIAGTTTDPFPIELIQREQVRPPQSA, from the coding sequence ATGCAGGAACTGATGAATTCGATGGGAGAGTATCTGACCCAGGAGAGGATTTTCATGCTGGTGCGCGCAAGTGCGATCCTGGTGGTGGGTCTGATAATTTCCTGTCTGCTGGCCGGCGCGGCGGGCAGGATGGCCGGCAAGTATATGGGTGAGCCGCAAAAAGTGCTGTTCCGCAAGCTGGCGTTTTATACGCTGGTCTGTATCGTGGCCGCCAGCGTGCTGCGCGAGCTCGGGTTCAAACTGACTGTCCTGCTGGGCGCGGCCGGAATATTGACCGTGGCGGTCGGTTTCGCGGCCCAGACCTCGGCGTCCAATGTTATCAGCGGCCTGTTTCTGCTGATAGACAAGCCGTTCAAGATCGGCGACGCTGTCAAGATTGGCGGGACCGTGGGTCTAGTCGAATCCATGGAGCTGATCTCTGTCAAGCTGCGGACTTTCCAGAACAACCTGGTCCGGATCCCCAACGAGGAGGTCAACCGGAGCCAGGTGGAAAACCTCAGCTACTGGCCGCTGCGCAGGATCGATATCGACCTCGGGGTGGCGTACAAGGAGGATCCCGGTAACGTCCGCGACGCGCTGATGGCCGTTGCCGACCGCAACCCCCTGTGCCTGGAGGAGCCGCAGCCGGTGTTTGTCTACAAGGGCTACGGCGATTCTGCGCTCGAATTCGTGTTCTGTGTCTGGACAGCCAAGGAGAACTATCTGCAGGTGATGAACGGTGTCAAGCAGGGGATCAAGGAAGAGTTCGACAGGCGAGGGATAGAGATTCCGTTCCCGCACATCTCGCTGATCGCCGGCACCACAACCGATCCGTTCCCGATCGAACTGATCCAGCGGGAGCAGGTGAGGCCGCCGCAGAGCGCGTGA
- a CDS encoding twin-arginine translocation signal domain-containing protein, protein MKRKINRRGFIEKSALGAAAAGAFLSCEERALVEKPAGRESPMREVPLEGMHYGWIGDLKVSRLICGGNLISGYSHARDLVYVSPLVRKYNTDEKILDTLELCELNGINTVIADPREHPINIFQRYWKERGGKMQWISESYPTATDLKSTIRTAIDNGAAAVYVQGAAAERLLDGGDVEVLGRAVEYIRGQGMPGGIGAHRLEVVQATIETGIEPDFYMKTLNHGKYWSARHPEKHDNIWAEKPAQTVEVMKQVEVPWIAFKTLAAGAIRPREGLRFVFEKGADFAVVGMFDWQVRENVQHTLELMDQELHRERPWRA, encoded by the coding sequence ATGAAAAGGAAAATTAACCGCCGTGGGTTTATCGAAAAATCCGCGCTGGGCGCAGCAGCAGCCGGCGCTTTCCTGAGCTGCGAGGAACGGGCGCTGGTGGAAAAACCCGCCGGGCGGGAATCCCCGATGAGGGAAGTTCCGCTGGAGGGAATGCACTACGGCTGGATCGGCGACCTGAAAGTCAGCAGGCTGATTTGCGGCGGCAACCTGATCAGCGGTTACTCCCACGCCCGCGACCTGGTATATGTCTCTCCGCTGGTGCGGAAATACAACACCGACGAAAAGATACTCGATACGCTCGAGCTCTGTGAGTTGAATGGGATCAACACGGTTATCGCCGATCCCCGCGAGCACCCGATCAATATTTTTCAGCGCTACTGGAAAGAGCGCGGCGGCAAAATGCAGTGGATCTCGGAAAGCTATCCCACTGCCACCGACCTCAAGTCGACTATCCGCACGGCAATCGATAACGGTGCGGCGGCGGTCTATGTCCAGGGCGCGGCGGCGGAGCGGCTGCTGGACGGGGGCGATGTGGAAGTGCTGGGCAGGGCGGTGGAGTATATCCGGGGCCAGGGCATGCCGGGGGGAATCGGCGCTCACCGGCTGGAGGTGGTCCAAGCCACGATTGAGACCGGAATCGAACCGGACTTTTACATGAAAACACTCAACCACGGCAAATACTGGTCGGCCCGTCACCCGGAAAAGCACGATAATATCTGGGCCGAGAAGCCCGCACAGACCGTGGAGGTGATGAAACAGGTCGAGGTACCCTGGATAGCGTTCAAAACCCTGGCAGCCGGGGCAATCCGGCCCAGGGAGGGCCTGCGTTTCGTTTTCGAAAAAGGAGCGGATTTCGCGGTAGTGGGCATGTTCGACTGGCAGGTCCGCGAAAACGTTCAGCACACCCTTGAACTGATGGACCAGGAACTGCACCGTGAGCGCCCGTGGCGGGCCTGA
- a CDS encoding integration host factor subunit beta, which translates to MTKADIVELIAEKTGFTVKDVKIVVEQCLDEIKECLSDGNHLEIRGFGTFKVKNHKARKARNPKTNEEVMVPARKKAVFKVSRELNNMLN; encoded by the coding sequence ATGACCAAGGCTGATATCGTTGAATTGATCGCCGAAAAAACAGGATTCACCGTGAAAGATGTCAAAATTGTGGTGGAGCAATGTCTGGATGAAATAAAGGAGTGCCTGTCCGACGGGAACCACCTGGAAATCCGCGGTTTCGGTACATTTAAAGTCAAAAACCACAAAGCCCGCAAGGCGCGCAATCCCAAAACCAATGAAGAGGTGATGGTGCCTGCCAGGAAGAAAGCCGTCTTCAAGGTTTCGCGGGAACTGAACAATATGCTCAATTAA
- the htpG gene encoding molecular chaperone HtpG, which translates to MPRKIKFKAELKQLMDIIIHSLYSHKEIFLRELISNASDAIDSHRFQALTDRELAGTDADYRIVVRPDEEAGTLRVEDNGIGMTREEITVNLGTLARSGTREFLAQLKTADSKDHPELIGQFGVGFYSSFMVTSEVTVQSLSAQPGSEPVEWRSSGDGEFSVGKGTRRDHGTEVVLTMSEEGREYLQRRRIEEIVRKFSDFIEHPVMLVMGDGEETVLNRRKAIWLRPQSEVSEDEYAEFYKHLTRDSEDPARIIHFVAEGLLEYRAILFVSAHVPLEMLWSPESAGLQLYVRRVFITDDFDKLLPGYLRFVRGVVDSSDLPLNVSREMLQQNAMVEKINRGLTNKVLSSLEELRTEDRQRYVEFFQRFGPILKEGVSADFSNREKIAALLMYESSRGGPGEYVSLDEYVEAAAEGQREIYYLLGENAAELAASPYLESLREAGREVLFFTDPVDEFVTGHLIEYKGLKFRAADRGELDGLVGEDGEGEQKREEFEGFLEFLADKLPEVESVRLSSRLRGSASCLVTGENALGPQLERLMRKLGRDSEQIPSGTRTLELNPKHPVVAKLREQFESGGNRERVADWGRLLYEQAVIAEGSRLPDPASFAERVNRLLLSELEKETGRKKT; encoded by the coding sequence ATGCCGCGCAAGATAAAGTTCAAGGCCGAGCTCAAGCAGCTGATGGACATCATCATCCATTCCCTCTATTCCCATAAGGAAATATTCCTTCGCGAACTGATCAGCAATGCCAGCGATGCGATCGACAGTCACCGCTTCCAGGCGCTGACCGACCGCGAACTGGCCGGTACAGATGCAGACTACCGGATCGTGGTCCGGCCCGACGAGGAAGCCGGCACGCTGAGAGTGGAGGATAACGGGATCGGAATGACCCGCGAGGAGATAACTGTCAATCTCGGTACGCTCGCCCGCAGCGGCACGCGTGAGTTTCTTGCACAGCTCAAGACCGCCGACAGCAAGGACCACCCGGAACTGATCGGCCAGTTCGGAGTTGGGTTTTACAGCTCGTTCATGGTCACATCCGAGGTAACCGTGCAGTCCCTTTCAGCGCAGCCAGGCAGCGAGCCGGTGGAGTGGCGCAGCAGCGGCGATGGTGAGTTCAGCGTTGGCAAAGGAACGCGCCGGGACCACGGGACGGAAGTAGTCCTCACCATGAGCGAGGAGGGCCGGGAGTATCTCCAGCGCCGGCGGATCGAGGAGATCGTGCGCAAGTTCAGCGACTTTATCGAGCACCCGGTAATGCTGGTCATGGGCGACGGCGAAGAGACAGTGCTCAACCGACGCAAGGCGATCTGGCTCAGGCCCCAGAGCGAGGTGAGCGAGGACGAGTACGCGGAGTTCTACAAGCACCTGACCCGCGACAGCGAGGACCCGGCGCGGATAATCCATTTCGTCGCCGAGGGCCTGCTCGAATACCGGGCGATCCTGTTCGTGTCAGCGCACGTGCCGCTGGAGATGCTGTGGTCTCCTGAAAGCGCCGGGTTGCAATTGTACGTCAGGCGCGTGTTCATCACCGATGATTTCGACAAGCTGCTGCCCGGCTACCTGCGGTTCGTCCGCGGAGTGGTCGATTCCTCGGACCTGCCGCTGAATGTCAGCCGGGAGATGCTGCAACAGAACGCGATGGTCGAGAAAATCAACCGGGGCCTGACCAACAAGGTTTTAAGCTCGCTCGAAGAACTGCGGACCGAGGACCGGCAACGCTATGTCGAGTTTTTCCAGCGCTTCGGCCCGATCCTCAAGGAGGGTGTCTCCGCCGATTTCTCCAACCGCGAGAAGATTGCCGCGCTGCTGATGTACGAGTCGAGCCGGGGGGGGCCTGGCGAATATGTCTCGCTGGACGAGTATGTCGAGGCCGCCGCCGAGGGACAGCGGGAGATATATTACCTGCTCGGCGAGAACGCCGCGGAACTGGCGGCCAGCCCGTATCTAGAATCTTTGCGGGAGGCCGGGCGCGAGGTGCTGTTTTTTACCGATCCGGTCGATGAATTCGTGACCGGGCACCTGATCGAGTACAAGGGGCTGAAATTCAGGGCGGCCGACCGCGGAGAGCTTGACGGGCTGGTCGGCGAGGATGGGGAAGGGGAGCAGAAGCGCGAGGAATTCGAGGGATTTCTGGAATTCCTTGCCGATAAGTTGCCGGAAGTCGAATCCGTCCGGCTCTCATCGCGCCTGAGAGGCAGCGCGAGCTGTCTGGTGACCGGGGAGAATGCATTGGGGCCGCAGCTGGAGCGGTTGATGAGGAAACTGGGCCGGGATAGTGAGCAGATACCGTCCGGAACGCGGACCCTGGAGCTTAACCCCAAACATCCCGTGGTGGCAAAACTCCGCGAGCAGTTCGAAAGCGGCGGAAACCGCGAGCGGGTGGCCGACTGGGGCCGCCTGCTCTACGAGCAGGCCGTAATCGCCGAGGGCAGCCGCCTGCCGGACCCGGCCTCGTTCGCAGAACGGGTGAACAGGCTGCTGCTCTCTGAGCTGGAAAAGGAAACAGGCAGGAAAAAGACCTAA